GTATTGTAGAGCATTTCCAGGGAACAAAATTAATCCACTAGGCTGGTGGCACAGGATCTATGTGAGAGCAGTGAAAGGAAGGCAAgtagtgaaaaatgaaaacagtttgtaGATGACCTTAAATGCCATTCCGGGAAACTGTATTTTATTCTCTAGGCAATACTGAATTATTGAAGGTTTTTTATTATGAGATAATATGAGGAGGTTTGGATTTCAGGAAGGTTACTTCATATAAAGTGCATTAGTGGGTATAGCCAATAACGTAACTCCAGTGCCTACAGTAACTGGACAAAACATATTAGCTGAAACACTTAATGTAAGACAGTAGGGTGTAGAGGGTAACTGTCTACTTTAAAAAGGACAGCTGTAGCTCCAGACGATTTTTCTAACTTATAACATGGCTTAGTGCTGCCagttaatctcattttttttcaatcatcaATAGCAATCCAGATTTCTATCTTTCAGTTTTTGAATTTAGCAGTTGACATGCGTTTTGAAACTACTTTATGGTGGGTCAAACAAACCACATCTGCTGGTTGGACTTGGCCTGTGGATTGCTGGTTTGTGACTCCGGGGCCAGTGTTCACAATCCTGTCTTTTTGTATCTCCTCTGGAATTCTACTTGTGAACGTTGGTTAGAGACATCAACACTCCTCTCTGAAGCAGAAGAGGAGGAATTGCAGTGAAGGTACAGAAACATTCTGAGGCAAGAGAGACTCTGATGGAGTTTGCATCAGATGGCCTTGATCTTCTTTGGAGTGTGGCACTCTACCTCCTTGGTCTGCTATTATCCACCTCTCACAGCTATCTGATAGTTACTTTATATATTCTGTCCAGGATTTTTAGTTGTACTCAATGGGCAAGATTGGATGGAGTGTGCTTGCTCTATCTTAACCGGAAGCAGAGCCCCTCTATGTAATTTGTAAGCTTTATACCATCTTCTCCACTAGATTGGATAGTTATTGAGGATAATCTCTGATAATAATGCTACTCCATATATCAGCACATCTCATTGTGGATCTAGCACACAATATTCAATATGAGACTTAAGTTCATTGAAGCACccctactttatatatttatatatagaaaatatatatttatatataaaatatatatatttattttaattattttttctgttttttttttttttaattaaaacacagGATCATTTCTGCTTTATAGCTTGGGTAGCTTTCCTACCCTTGACAGGAGTTACCTCCACATTTAGATTATACTTTCAGTCTCCCTATGGTagacaaatataattttagttttgattcAGATTACTACTTTGTTTTGCAGTGCTGAAACATTTttgttggagaaatgtcttcagaATCAGAAAAGGATAGAGACAGGCTGGTTCAAGCTGCCCGAAAGTTCTTCTTTCATATGCAAGATCTTGCTTCCTTCACTAACATACTTATTGAATTGTTTAACTGCAGTATGAATACTCAGATCAACCACATGACTGTGAAAGATGATGATAATATTAAGGATGTCTTTGAACAAATgttcaaaattttaaaggagaTGCAATCTGTACTGGAGGCAAAGTATGACCAAATGCAAAAGGAACCTTTATGTTCCCAGATTGCAACAGCTGTTTGTTCCATAGTTGAGAAGAACACCAATGTAAAGGAGTTGCATCAGTCAGCTaaagaaatgttcaaaaatgTCCACACACCAATCATTGTCTCTGTGCTGAATAGTAGTAACATCCTGGGGAGTTTAGAATCTTCTGTCTCACCCTTGATGAAATATCCCATCATGAATCTTCGGTTAAGTGACCTGTATAGAAAAGACACCAAAGAGCAATCAGATGCCACCACATCTGAGAAAAGCACAAGCCCAGGGCCACCCCAAAGCAGTACAGTAGACACCTTGAAGAAGTTGCAGGGTGCGCCAAAAACTGAGCAAACCAAGAATACCATCAAGTCCACTGCAGATCAGCTGGAGCAAATTGTCAAAGCTTTGCTGCCAATCTTAGAGGTCCTCCAAAAAGTCATAAGCACTATGGAAACCAAGACGCCTGTGCCTAAGAAGACCAGTGACCAGTAGGAGTGCTCATTTCTGTCAGAGAATCAGTTTGAGTCCTGTGAAATTTTGGAGTATGTTCTAAGACCTTTCATGCTAGAAATGTGTTATGTTGAGACATAAGTGCAAAGAGTAGTCACCCAACAGACCATTTACCTTGAATTTTgctttattcaaataaaaataatcaaagaaagcCTGCTTGAAGTGGCAGTTACTAAAGATAACATTTTGTTCAGAAAAGCAAGGTAATGTATTATGTTTGAGGATGTTTCTAAACGTTACCTGTCAtcttaaaacagttaaaataacCCCAAACTAATTTCCAcccttagtaattttttttttaacatttatttacctttgagagacagagagagacagaatgtgaacaggggaagggacagagagagagggagatgcagaatcagaagcaggctccaggctctgagccgtcagcacagagccttacatggggtTCAAAcacatgcaccatgagatcatgacctgagctgaag
The genomic region above belongs to Prionailurus bengalensis isolate Pbe53 chromosome B4, Fcat_Pben_1.1_paternal_pri, whole genome shotgun sequence and contains:
- the CB4H12orf60 gene encoding uncharacterized protein C12orf60 homolog, with amino-acid sequence MSSESEKDRDRLVQAARKFFFHMQDLASFTNILIELFNCSMNTQINHMTVKDDDNIKDVFEQMFKILKEMQSVLEAKYDQMQKEPLCSQIATAVCSIVEKNTNVKELHQSAKEMFKNVHTPIIVSVLNSSNILGSLESSVSPLMKYPIMNLRLSDLYRKDTKEQSDATTSEKSTSPGPPQSSTVDTLKKLQGAPKTEQTKNTIKSTADQLEQIVKALLPILEVLQKVISTMETKTPVPKKTSDQ